GTCATTCACGGATAAACTGCATATTGAAGATTGATTGCAAATATCAGGCCGATTCGATCAAAAAAAGCGGCTGACCGAATTCGACTGGCTGGGAGTTATTGACGAGTATTTTTTTGATCGTACCACTTTTCTCGGCTTCTACCTCATTCATCAGCTTCATCGCTTCGATAATACATATGACCTGCCCCACTTCGACATGCTGCCCGGGCGTAACGAAAGCGTCGATGTCAGGGCCTGGAGAGGAGTAGAATGTGCCAACCATAGGAGAAACAATCTCTTCCATCCCTTCGTCTGTCCCGGCAGGAGTAAGTTCCCGGGCCCCGGGCTGTTCTTTCTCCTCCGTGTCCTTCCCGGAAACAGGCTCTGGCTTCGGCACGGGAGTCGTCATGTCTTCGATCGCTGGAACTGCGGGGGAAGGCGCGGACACGATTGTCTCAGGGGACGCGGATACCTTCTGTGAACGCCTGGCAACCCTGACAGTACGCCATAATGTCCTGACCTCTATCTCGTCAAGATCCTCGCTCTTGAGGATCGATACAAGTTCCATTATCATGTCTCGCAGTATCACTATATTCCCCTATGCCCGCTCAATATAGCGTCCGGTCCTCGTATCCACCTTCAGTATGTCTCCGATCTCGATAAAGAGAGGAACAGTGACCACCGCGCCTGTCTCGAGCTTCGCGCTTTTAGA
Above is a genomic segment from Candidatus Latescibacterota bacterium containing:
- the accB gene encoding acetyl-CoA carboxylase biotin carboxyl carrier protein; this encodes MILRDMIMELVSILKSEDLDEIEVRTLWRTVRVARRSQKVSASPETIVSAPSPAVPAIEDMTTPVPKPEPVSGKDTEEKEQPGARELTPAGTDEGMEEIVSPMVGTFYSSPGPDIDAFVTPGQHVEVGQVICIIEAMKLMNEVEAEKSGTIKKILVNNSQPVEFGQPLFLIESA